The following proteins are co-located in the Calliphora vicina chromosome 2, idCalVici1.1, whole genome shotgun sequence genome:
- the Cul3 gene encoding cullin-3 isoform X1 — MPREYRPGAYNRNKTLNNSNTNSNGASGSNSNNNNNSPGGYYRYNNSGPNYTATNNGSRFSGDLRHPTISSGNGSGTSRFRKIFVNKRTTNKDEQPSTSTVLWKSKHFVDANKQRPISYSTFNKLIEIQRKFPLWLPDYKTNAFNASMDEKYVETIWASLKNAIQEIQKKNNSGLSFEQLYRNAYNMVLHKYGHRLYFGLREVVKEHLEEKVRKDVLESLHNNFLPKLNQAWTDHQTSMVMIRDILMYMDRVYVQNREVENVYNLGLILFRDEIVRYSEIQKALRETLLGMVMDERSGEAINHLAIKNACQMLMALGINSRSVYEDDFEKPFLAQSASFYKFESQKFLAENNASVYLKKVEARIQEESARAALYLDKDTEPRIVKVVEDELIKKHMRTIVEMENSGVVYMIKNSKTEDLACTYKLFSRLKEEGLKVIADTMSAYLREQGRMLVKEEDNGTTNPITFVQNLLDLKDRFDQFLHHSFNNDRLFKNVISSDFENFLNLNTKSPEYLSLFIDDKLKKGGKGMTEQEIEVILDKTMVLFRFLLEKDVFERYYKTHLAKRLLLNKSVSDDFEKNMISKLKTECGCQFTSKLEGMFKDMSISNTTNEEFKIYINNHNINLTVEFTCRILTTGFWPTQTSTPNCNIPAAPREAYEIFKKFYLDKHSGRQLTLQPQLGNACLNAVFYGRKVIDAAAAAAEKDKDAPSSSMSSSSSSGCTIPATTRKHILTVSTYQMCILMLFNNREVMTYEEIQQETDIPERELQRAIQSLSMGKPSQRLLVRNSKTKTKDIDPTDEFLVNDAFVSKFHRVKIQTVAAKADTEPERKETRGKVDEDRKHEIEAAIVRIMKARKRMPHNLLVSDVTSQLKSRFLPSPVLIKKRIEGLIEREYLARTPEDRKVYVYLA; from the exons ATGCCCAGGGAATACCGTCCTGGTGCATACAACCGCAACAAAACTTTGAATAATTCTAATACAAATTCCAACGGTGCCAGTGGTAGTAacagtaataataataacaacagccCCGGAGGCTATTATCGATATAATAATAGTGGCCCAAATTATACGGCCACTAACAATGGCAGTCGTTTCAGTGGCGACCTTAGACATCCTACAATTTCAAGTGGAAATGGCTCTGGCACTAGCCGCTTTCGCAAAATTTTCGTAAACAAACGTACAACTAATAAAGATGAACAACCCTCTACCTCAACGGTGTTATGGaaatcaaaacattttgttGATGCGAACAAGCAGCGTCCAATATCTTACTCAACTTTCAATAAGTTAATTGAAATTCAACGAAAGTTTCCTTTATGGTTGCCGGACTATAAAACAAATGCTTTCAAT GCCTCTATGGATGAGAAGTATGTGGAAACAATATGGGCCAGTTTAAAAAACGCTATACAAGAGatccaaaagaaaaacaattcgGGTCTATCATTCGAACAGCTCTATCGCAATGCCTACAACATGGTACTACACAAATACGGCCATCGTTTGTACTTTGGTTTGAGGGAAGTGGTAAAAGAGCATCTAGAGGAGAAGGTGCGCAAAGATGTGCTCGAAAGTTTGCACAATAATTTTCTGCCAAAACTCAATCAGGCCTGGACTGATCATCAAACATCGATGGTGATGATACGCGATATACTAATGTATATGGATCGTGTATATGTGCAAAATCGTGAAGTGGAAAATGTCTATAATTTAGGTCTAATACTATTTAGAGATGAG ATTGTACGCTATTCGGAAATCCAGAAGGCTTTGCGTGAAACCCTTTTAGGCATGGTGATGGATGAACGCAGTGGCGAAGCTATAAATCATTTAGCTATAAAAAATGCTTGCCAAATGTTAATGGCATTGGGCATTAACTCACGCTCCGTGTATGAGGATGATTTTGAGAAGCCCTTCTTAGCCCAATCAgcttctttttataaatttgaatcgCAAAAGTTTTTGGCCGAAAATAATGCTAGTGTCTATTTAAAGAAAGTAGAG GCTCGCATCCAAGAAGAATCGGCCCGGGCTGCTCTCTATTTAGATAAAGACACTGAACCGCGCATTGTTAAAGTTGTCGAAGATGAACTCATCAAAAAACACATGCGCACCATTGTGGAAATGGAAAATTCAGGCGTGGTTTATATGATTAAAAACTCTAAAACCGAGGATTTGGCCTGTACCTATAAATTGTTTTCTAGACTTAAGGAGGAGGGCCTGAAAGTTATTGCCGACACCATGTCGGCCTATTTAAGGGAACAGGGACGCATGTTGGTCAAAGAGGAGGATAATGGCACAACAAATCCCATAACATTTGTACAGAATTTACTCGATCTTAAAGATCGTTTTGATCAATTTCTTCATCACTCGTTCAATAACGATCGGCTCTTCAAAAATGTCATCTCATCTGATTTTGAGAATTTCCTTAATCTGAATACAAAATCACCGGAATATTTGTCGCTGTTCATAGATGACAAATTGAAAAAGGGTGGCAAGGGC ATGACTGAACAAGAAATTGAGGTCATATTGGACAAGACTATGGTGTTGTTTAGATTCTTATTGGAAAAAGATGTATTTGAACGATACTATAAAACTCATTTAGCCAAGCGTTTACTGCTCAATAAATCAGTCTCGGATGATTTTGAAAAGAATATGATTTCGAAATTAAAG ACTGAATGTGGCTGTCAATTTACTTCAAAATTAGAGGGAATGTTCAAGGATATGTCTATATCGAATACCACCAATGAGGAGttcaaaatctatataaataatcataatattaatttaactgTGGAATTTACCTGTAGGATACTCACTACCGGTTTTTGGCCTACACAA acttcCACACCCAATTGTAATATACCAGCGGCGCCCAGAGAAGCctatgaaatatttaagaaattctaTCTGGATAAACATTCTGGACGTCAATTGACATTACAACCACAACTGG GTAATGCTTGCCTCAATGCCGTCTTCTATGGCCGCAAAGTTATCGATGCCGCGGCGGCTGCTGCCGAAAAGGACAAAGATGCCCCCAGTTCTAGTATGTCCTCGTCCAGCTCCAGTGGTTGTACTATACCCGCTACAACGCGTAAACATATTTTAACCGTGTCCACGTATCag ATGTGTATACTGATGCTGTTCAATAATCGTGAGGTCATGACCTATGAGGAAATTCAACAGGAGACCGATATACCAGAACGTGAACTACAAAGAGCTATACAATCGTTGTCGATGGGCAAACCATCACAACGTCTACTGGTGcgaaattcaaaaacaaaaactaaggaCATTGATCCAACGGATGAGTTCCTGGTGAACGATGCGTTTGTTTCGAAATTCCACAG AGTTAAAATTCAAACTGTGGCTGCCAAAGCAGATACGGAGCCAGAACGTAAAGAAACCAGAGGAAAAGTTGATGAGGATCGTAAGCATGAAATTGAAGCAGCTATTGTGCGTATAATGAAAGCACGAAAGCGTATGCCg CACAATTTACTGGTGTCAGATGTAACATCTCAATTGAAGTCCAGATTCCTACCATCACCCGTCTTGATTAAAAAACGAATAGAGGGTCTGATCGAAAGAGAATATTTGGCCAGAACGCCCGAGGATCGTaaagtttatgtttatttaGCTTAA
- the Cul3 gene encoding cullin-3-B isoform X2 produces MNIRSTAPKKEGKMRIRAFPASMDEKYVETIWASLKNAIQEIQKKNNSGLSFEQLYRNAYNMVLHKYGHRLYFGLREVVKEHLEEKVRKDVLESLHNNFLPKLNQAWTDHQTSMVMIRDILMYMDRVYVQNREVENVYNLGLILFRDEIVRYSEIQKALRETLLGMVMDERSGEAINHLAIKNACQMLMALGINSRSVYEDDFEKPFLAQSASFYKFESQKFLAENNASVYLKKVEARIQEESARAALYLDKDTEPRIVKVVEDELIKKHMRTIVEMENSGVVYMIKNSKTEDLACTYKLFSRLKEEGLKVIADTMSAYLREQGRMLVKEEDNGTTNPITFVQNLLDLKDRFDQFLHHSFNNDRLFKNVISSDFENFLNLNTKSPEYLSLFIDDKLKKGGKGMTEQEIEVILDKTMVLFRFLLEKDVFERYYKTHLAKRLLLNKSVSDDFEKNMISKLKTECGCQFTSKLEGMFKDMSISNTTNEEFKIYINNHNINLTVEFTCRILTTGFWPTQTSTPNCNIPAAPREAYEIFKKFYLDKHSGRQLTLQPQLGNACLNAVFYGRKVIDAAAAAAEKDKDAPSSSMSSSSSSGCTIPATTRKHILTVSTYQMCILMLFNNREVMTYEEIQQETDIPERELQRAIQSLSMGKPSQRLLVRNSKTKTKDIDPTDEFLVNDAFVSKFHRVKIQTVAAKADTEPERKETRGKVDEDRKHEIEAAIVRIMKARKRMPHNLLVSDVTSQLKSRFLPSPVLIKKRIEGLIEREYLARTPEDRKVYVYLA; encoded by the exons GCCTCTATGGATGAGAAGTATGTGGAAACAATATGGGCCAGTTTAAAAAACGCTATACAAGAGatccaaaagaaaaacaattcgGGTCTATCATTCGAACAGCTCTATCGCAATGCCTACAACATGGTACTACACAAATACGGCCATCGTTTGTACTTTGGTTTGAGGGAAGTGGTAAAAGAGCATCTAGAGGAGAAGGTGCGCAAAGATGTGCTCGAAAGTTTGCACAATAATTTTCTGCCAAAACTCAATCAGGCCTGGACTGATCATCAAACATCGATGGTGATGATACGCGATATACTAATGTATATGGATCGTGTATATGTGCAAAATCGTGAAGTGGAAAATGTCTATAATTTAGGTCTAATACTATTTAGAGATGAG ATTGTACGCTATTCGGAAATCCAGAAGGCTTTGCGTGAAACCCTTTTAGGCATGGTGATGGATGAACGCAGTGGCGAAGCTATAAATCATTTAGCTATAAAAAATGCTTGCCAAATGTTAATGGCATTGGGCATTAACTCACGCTCCGTGTATGAGGATGATTTTGAGAAGCCCTTCTTAGCCCAATCAgcttctttttataaatttgaatcgCAAAAGTTTTTGGCCGAAAATAATGCTAGTGTCTATTTAAAGAAAGTAGAG GCTCGCATCCAAGAAGAATCGGCCCGGGCTGCTCTCTATTTAGATAAAGACACTGAACCGCGCATTGTTAAAGTTGTCGAAGATGAACTCATCAAAAAACACATGCGCACCATTGTGGAAATGGAAAATTCAGGCGTGGTTTATATGATTAAAAACTCTAAAACCGAGGATTTGGCCTGTACCTATAAATTGTTTTCTAGACTTAAGGAGGAGGGCCTGAAAGTTATTGCCGACACCATGTCGGCCTATTTAAGGGAACAGGGACGCATGTTGGTCAAAGAGGAGGATAATGGCACAACAAATCCCATAACATTTGTACAGAATTTACTCGATCTTAAAGATCGTTTTGATCAATTTCTTCATCACTCGTTCAATAACGATCGGCTCTTCAAAAATGTCATCTCATCTGATTTTGAGAATTTCCTTAATCTGAATACAAAATCACCGGAATATTTGTCGCTGTTCATAGATGACAAATTGAAAAAGGGTGGCAAGGGC ATGACTGAACAAGAAATTGAGGTCATATTGGACAAGACTATGGTGTTGTTTAGATTCTTATTGGAAAAAGATGTATTTGAACGATACTATAAAACTCATTTAGCCAAGCGTTTACTGCTCAATAAATCAGTCTCGGATGATTTTGAAAAGAATATGATTTCGAAATTAAAG ACTGAATGTGGCTGTCAATTTACTTCAAAATTAGAGGGAATGTTCAAGGATATGTCTATATCGAATACCACCAATGAGGAGttcaaaatctatataaataatcataatattaatttaactgTGGAATTTACCTGTAGGATACTCACTACCGGTTTTTGGCCTACACAA acttcCACACCCAATTGTAATATACCAGCGGCGCCCAGAGAAGCctatgaaatatttaagaaattctaTCTGGATAAACATTCTGGACGTCAATTGACATTACAACCACAACTGG GTAATGCTTGCCTCAATGCCGTCTTCTATGGCCGCAAAGTTATCGATGCCGCGGCGGCTGCTGCCGAAAAGGACAAAGATGCCCCCAGTTCTAGTATGTCCTCGTCCAGCTCCAGTGGTTGTACTATACCCGCTACAACGCGTAAACATATTTTAACCGTGTCCACGTATCag ATGTGTATACTGATGCTGTTCAATAATCGTGAGGTCATGACCTATGAGGAAATTCAACAGGAGACCGATATACCAGAACGTGAACTACAAAGAGCTATACAATCGTTGTCGATGGGCAAACCATCACAACGTCTACTGGTGcgaaattcaaaaacaaaaactaaggaCATTGATCCAACGGATGAGTTCCTGGTGAACGATGCGTTTGTTTCGAAATTCCACAG AGTTAAAATTCAAACTGTGGCTGCCAAAGCAGATACGGAGCCAGAACGTAAAGAAACCAGAGGAAAAGTTGATGAGGATCGTAAGCATGAAATTGAAGCAGCTATTGTGCGTATAATGAAAGCACGAAAGCGTATGCCg CACAATTTACTGGTGTCAGATGTAACATCTCAATTGAAGTCCAGATTCCTACCATCACCCGTCTTGATTAAAAAACGAATAGAGGGTCTGATCGAAAGAGAATATTTGGCCAGAACGCCCGAGGATCGTaaagtttatgtttatttaGCTTAA